A DNA window from Gammaproteobacteria bacterium contains the following coding sequences:
- the glgA gene encoding glycogen synthase GlgA — protein sequence MQYQHDKILFATSELFPLIKTGGLADVSDGLTRALFKKGVDIKVILPGYLDVKRQFRRLRTIAEFDIPFKGKLLEVPATKHRPSVILVDIPERFERSGGPYATDDGIDWPDNAQRYCAFSKIVVMIALGELLPDWRPDIVHCNDWQTALVPALLNRHSQQPKTLFTIHNLAYQGQFSYDVFKLLQLPDEFWSPDALEFYGQFSFIKGGLVYADKVNTVSPSYAKEITLPAFGYGLDGLLRHRQNDLCGITNGVDYENWNPQRDKHIEQIFSYRSISRKKINKIALQKIFGLPLNDETVLIGTIGRIVEQKGYDLILDALPTLLEENIQLVILGSGNPYLEARLIQAMQKYRGRLSVKTGYSETLAHQIEAGADIFLMPSRYEPCGLNQIYSQRYGTVPIVHHTGGLIDTVTDTNEFTLQAGTASGFHFYQPTPESLIAAVRRALALYRRPRKWRQLVRTGMQANYSWERTSEDYLRLYDSLHLKAGSNLAISV from the coding sequence AGGTGTAGATATCAAGGTTATTTTACCTGGCTATCTCGATGTCAAACGGCAGTTCCGCAGACTACGTACTATTGCCGAGTTCGATATTCCGTTCAAAGGCAAGCTACTCGAAGTACCTGCTACCAAACACCGACCTTCCGTCATTTTAGTAGATATACCCGAGCGCTTTGAGCGCAGTGGCGGCCCGTATGCCACCGACGACGGTATCGACTGGCCCGACAATGCGCAACGTTATTGCGCGTTCAGCAAGATAGTCGTGATGATTGCACTTGGTGAATTGCTACCAGATTGGCGACCCGACATTGTACATTGCAACGATTGGCAAACTGCCTTGGTACCGGCACTTTTGAACCGACACAGTCAGCAACCAAAAACCCTGTTTACCATACACAACCTGGCCTACCAGGGACAATTTTCATACGACGTATTTAAACTGCTGCAATTGCCCGATGAGTTCTGGTCGCCAGATGCGTTGGAATTTTATGGTCAGTTTTCCTTTATCAAGGGAGGCTTGGTTTACGCGGACAAAGTAAACACCGTCAGTCCAAGCTATGCCAAGGAAATCACCTTGCCCGCATTTGGTTATGGTCTTGATGGACTATTACGCCATCGACAAAACGATCTCTGTGGCATTACCAACGGTGTGGACTATGAGAACTGGAATCCTCAACGGGATAAACATATTGAGCAGATATTTAGCTATCGCAGCATCTCGCGTAAAAAAATTAACAAAATAGCCTTACAAAAGATTTTTGGTTTGCCATTAAATGATGAAACCGTTCTTATCGGCACGATAGGTCGCATCGTCGAACAAAAAGGTTATGACTTAATACTCGACGCCCTACCGACACTACTGGAAGAAAATATACAACTGGTCATACTCGGTTCGGGTAATCCGTATCTTGAAGCTCGACTCATACAGGCCATGCAGAAATATCGCGGACGATTGTCTGTCAAAACAGGTTATAGCGAAACACTTGCGCATCAAATCGAAGCAGGCGCAGACATTTTTCTCATGCCTTCACGCTATGAACCTTGTGGTCTCAACCAGATATACAGCCAGCGCTATGGAACCGTGCCGATAGTGCACCACACAGGTGGTCTGATCGACACCGTGACCGACACCAATGAATTTACCTTGCAGGCGGGCACAGCAAGCGGTTTTCATTTTTATCAACCCACCCCTGAATCTTTAATCGCCGCTGTCAGACGCGCCCTCGCACTGTATCGAAGACCACGTAAGTGGCGGCAATTGGTGCGCACAGGAATGCAGGCAAACTACAGTTGGGAACGAACGAGTGAAGACTATCTTCGTTTGTACGACTCTCTGCATCTAAAAGCGGGCAGTAATCTGGCAATTTCTGTATAA